A single Crateriforma conspicua DNA region contains:
- a CDS encoding amidohydrolase family protein, whose protein sequence is MHLSGQLLRLRIPDRGPDRSGQPGHATGGDSPADSALDRQVPFDSHPVELVPGQIWIQDGRIESVTWGQTSKDADLGGDDCVIMPGLVDAHLHLPQFDVIGAHGTTLLRWLNESVFPAESLWSAPEYAAAMTERVIRQLHGVGTTAIAAYATVHHQGTMAALRTAQRMGVKGVIGQVLMDRDAPETWLKDSDRQIETAAETLDAFPPGSALSAAVTPRFAVACSMDLLQRAGALAKQTRAIVQTHLAETVAECDLVSQRFDGLDYSSVYDQAGLLHPRSILGHGIHLDENQRRRLADRGAHIAHCPTANSFLRSGVMNLETLIESGVSVGLGSDIGAGYERSMVRVARAMIEAAASIGRRFPTAAQAWWQITHGNARLIGMPRGERLSPGRPADLIIVRPDDDWHSRLADPLAGLMFGWDDRWVRQTIVDGRIVHSSR, encoded by the coding sequence ATGCACCTTTCCGGCCAACTGCTACGACTTCGCATCCCCGACCGTGGCCCCGATCGATCCGGCCAACCGGGCCACGCCACCGGTGGCGACAGTCCCGCCGATTCAGCACTCGACCGCCAAGTTCCGTTTGATTCACACCCCGTCGAACTGGTCCCCGGCCAAATCTGGATCCAGGACGGGCGGATCGAAAGCGTCACGTGGGGTCAAACCAGCAAAGATGCGGACCTGGGGGGGGATGACTGTGTGATCATGCCGGGGCTGGTGGACGCCCATCTTCACTTGCCGCAGTTCGACGTCATCGGTGCCCACGGGACCACGCTCCTTCGCTGGCTGAACGAATCCGTCTTTCCCGCCGAATCCCTGTGGTCCGCCCCCGAGTACGCCGCGGCGATGACCGAACGTGTGATACGACAACTGCATGGCGTGGGCACAACGGCGATTGCCGCCTACGCGACCGTTCACCACCAGGGGACGATGGCGGCCCTACGAACGGCCCAAAGGATGGGCGTGAAAGGAGTGATCGGCCAAGTCTTGATGGATCGCGACGCCCCCGAAACTTGGCTGAAAGATTCCGACCGCCAGATCGAAACCGCGGCGGAGACCTTGGACGCCTTTCCGCCCGGATCCGCGTTGTCAGCGGCCGTCACCCCACGATTCGCCGTCGCCTGTTCGATGGATCTGCTGCAGCGTGCCGGTGCGCTCGCGAAACAAACCCGAGCCATCGTGCAAACCCACTTGGCCGAAACGGTCGCCGAGTGCGATTTGGTTTCCCAGCGTTTCGATGGCCTGGATTACTCCAGCGTTTATGACCAGGCGGGACTTTTGCATCCGCGATCCATCCTGGGCCACGGGATCCACTTGGATGAAAACCAGAGGCGAAGGCTGGCGGATCGCGGTGCCCACATTGCCCATTGTCCGACGGCCAACAGTTTTCTGCGTTCAGGTGTGATGAATCTAGAAACACTGATCGAATCGGGCGTTTCCGTTGGCTTGGGCAGCGATATCGGTGCCGGGTACGAACGCAGCATGGTCCGCGTCGCCCGCGCAATGATCGAAGCGGCCGCTTCGATCGGCCGGCGATTTCCGACGGCAGCCCAGGCTTGGTGGCAGATCACCCACGGCAACGCCCGACTGATCGGCATGCCGCGCGGTGAACGCCTGTCGCCGGGCCGACCGGCCGACCTGATCATCGTGCGGCCGGATGACGATTGGCACAGTCGCCTCGCGGATCCGTTGGCGGGTCTGATGTTTGGTTGGGACGATCGCTGGGTCCGGCAAACGATCGTCGACGGCCGGATCGTCCATTCGTCGCGCTGA
- the tyrS gene encoding tyrosine--tRNA ligase, with protein sequence MNSLLEDLQWRGLIHQCTDQDALSKLLDSGSQTIYIGFDPTATSLHVGGLMQLMMLRRFQRAGHRPIALVGGATGMIGDPSGKSEERNLQTADQLERNVAGVEAQMRQFLDFDGDDGAILLNNYQWMKDYSYLEFLRDVGKNFPVGTMLGKDSVRSRLGSDAGLSYTEFSYMLLQAYDFVYLAQHHGCQIQAGGSDQWGNVTAGIDLGRRMLGKTLYGFTAPLLTTSDGRKMGKTESGAIWLDPQRTSPYAFYQYWINVEDADVMKCIAYLTEIEREEYESLKSDTESNPGARTAQKRLAQWMTEFVHGQQGLDSAQRASKILFGGEIGDADDAQLKEIFADVPSETVPRDRLAGEGLWIVEALQISGLVSSSGEARRAIKEGGVYVNNQRAGDQQMKLTTDDLASESMLVLRRGKRKYSLLRFE encoded by the coding sequence GTGAACAGCCTGTTAGAAGATCTTCAGTGGCGTGGCCTGATCCACCAATGCACCGACCAAGACGCGTTGTCCAAATTGCTGGATTCCGGGTCGCAAACGATCTACATCGGCTTTGACCCGACGGCAACCAGCCTGCACGTCGGTGGGCTGATGCAATTGATGATGCTGCGTCGCTTTCAACGTGCCGGCCACCGCCCCATCGCCTTGGTCGGCGGCGCCACCGGCATGATCGGCGACCCCAGTGGCAAGAGCGAAGAAAGGAACCTGCAAACCGCCGACCAACTGGAACGCAACGTCGCGGGGGTCGAAGCACAGATGCGACAGTTCCTGGATTTCGACGGCGATGACGGCGCGATCCTGTTGAACAACTATCAATGGATGAAGGATTACAGCTACCTGGAATTCCTGCGCGACGTCGGCAAGAACTTTCCCGTCGGCACGATGCTTGGCAAAGATTCGGTCCGCTCGCGACTGGGCAGCGATGCGGGCCTGAGCTACACCGAGTTCAGTTACATGCTGTTGCAAGCCTATGACTTCGTCTACTTGGCCCAACATCACGGATGTCAAATCCAGGCCGGCGGAAGCGACCAATGGGGCAACGTCACCGCGGGGATCGACCTGGGCCGACGGATGCTGGGCAAGACGCTTTACGGATTCACCGCGCCGTTGCTGACGACCAGCGATGGTCGAAAGATGGGCAAGACGGAAAGCGGCGCGATCTGGTTGGATCCCCAGCGAACCAGCCCCTACGCGTTCTATCAGTACTGGATCAACGTCGAAGACGCCGATGTGATGAAGTGCATCGCGTACCTGACAGAAATTGAGCGTGAGGAATACGAATCGCTCAAAAGCGACACGGAATCCAACCCGGGCGCCCGCACCGCACAAAAGCGATTGGCCCAGTGGATGACTGAATTTGTCCACGGACAACAAGGTCTGGATTCGGCCCAACGCGCATCGAAAATCCTGTTCGGTGGCGAAATCGGCGACGCAGATGACGCTCAGTTGAAAGAGATCTTTGCGGACGTCCCCAGCGAAACGGTGCCCCGCGACCGCTTGGCGGGTGAAGGCCTGTGGATCGTCGAAGCCTTGCAGATCTCAGGTCTGGTATCCAGCAGCGGCGAAGCCCGGCGTGCGATCAAGGAAGGCGGCGTCTATGTGAACAACCAGCGCGCCGGCGATCAGCAGATGAAGCTGACCACCGATGACTTGGCAAGCGAATCGATGTTGGTTTTACGCCGCGGCAAACGCAAGTACTCGCTGTTGCGTTTCGAATAG
- the ispD gene encoding 2-C-methyl-D-erythritol 4-phosphate cytidylyltransferase has translation MQTLSPTNAWQRPTIGPPNSPIETMPDRAPDASDERPERPKSEFDATDRSQRDICVILPAGGSGRRFASSDNKVFAALAGIPLWIHTARRLCRSSQVCQLIVAASPTDQPTFRQHLERWPLPRPVEIVDGGRERFDSVRNAIAAVDTGTANWIAIHDAARPLVPTSDIASVFRAARETGAAILASPLAGSIKRDIGQDCRNVDRRDLWMALTPQVFKLDWIREAYQRHRGFPVTDDAAMVEAMGRPVQLVQGSPANLKITYPDDLAVAEALMRAQTHDAPNSSGATH, from the coding sequence ATGCAAACCCTGTCGCCGACCAACGCATGGCAAAGACCGACGATCGGCCCGCCGAACAGCCCCATCGAAACGATGCCAGACCGTGCCCCCGATGCCTCCGACGAACGTCCCGAACGGCCGAAGAGTGAATTTGACGCGACCGATCGATCGCAGCGAGACATCTGTGTGATCTTGCCGGCCGGCGGCAGCGGTCGTCGATTCGCGTCGTCGGACAATAAAGTCTTTGCGGCTTTGGCAGGGATCCCGCTGTGGATCCATACCGCACGGCGACTTTGCCGATCATCGCAAGTTTGCCAGCTGATCGTGGCGGCGTCCCCGACCGATCAGCCCACGTTTCGGCAGCACCTGGAACGCTGGCCGCTGCCACGCCCGGTCGAAATCGTCGACGGCGGCCGCGAACGATTTGACAGCGTCCGAAACGCGATCGCCGCCGTGGACACCGGCACGGCCAACTGGATCGCCATCCACGATGCCGCCCGACCGTTGGTCCCGACGTCGGACATCGCTTCAGTCTTTCGCGCCGCGCGAGAAACCGGCGCGGCCATTTTGGCCAGCCCCTTGGCCGGATCGATCAAGCGTGACATCGGCCAGGATTGCCGCAACGTCGATCGACGCGACCTGTGGATGGCACTGACACCCCAGGTTTTCAAGCTGGACTGGATTCGTGAGGCTTATCAGCGTCATCGCGGCTTCCCGGTCACCGATGACGCGGCGATGGTCGAAGCAATGGGGCGACCGGTGCAACTGGTCCAGGGGTCACCGGCCAACCTGAAAATCACCTACCCGGACGATCTCGCCGTCGCCGAAGCCCTGATGCGAGCCCAAACGCATGATGCCCCGAACAGCTCCGGTGCAACACACTGA